A DNA window from bacterium contains the following coding sequences:
- the egtC gene encoding ergothioneine biosynthesis protein EgtC has product MCRLVIYKGGALPISKIVLDPPHSLFKQSYEADEMLSGRLNADGFGFGWYHRTLDPSPAIYTNTQAIWHDVNVLRMMNKISSELIFAHVRGASEGMPVTSTNTHPFSYRNFLFMHNGAIDDFRTKVFPAIAPDIYAPLWDHIKGNTDSEHVFGLWLSFLSAENKATFTLNEQVAALRKTISHLEIIANKNKIDMVLNIGISDGINVIALRHHFGSRKATLYYIDDSAVFPGAKIIASEKLNDEKNWKTVPERSFVTIDSNNALEILPL; this is encoded by the coding sequence ATGTGCCGTTTAGTTATTTATAAAGGCGGCGCGCTGCCCATCAGCAAAATAGTGCTGGATCCGCCGCATTCGTTATTCAAACAAAGTTATGAAGCCGATGAAATGTTATCAGGGCGTCTTAATGCCGACGGATTCGGTTTCGGTTGGTACCATCGAACATTAGATCCGTCTCCCGCCATCTATACTAATACCCAGGCAATATGGCATGATGTGAATGTGCTGCGTATGATGAATAAGATTTCATCCGAACTTATTTTCGCCCATGTTCGGGGCGCATCGGAAGGCATGCCCGTCACGTCAACCAATACACATCCGTTTAGTTATAGGAATTTTTTGTTTATGCACAATGGCGCTATTGACGATTTCCGAACAAAAGTATTCCCCGCGATTGCGCCGGACATTTATGCTCCGTTGTGGGATCATATTAAAGGTAATACCGATTCAGAGCATGTCTTTGGGCTCTGGCTGAGTTTTCTGAGCGCAGAGAACAAAGCAACATTCACTCTAAATGAACAGGTAGCTGCTTTGCGTAAGACTATTTCCCATCTGGAGATTATTGCGAACAAAAATAAAATAGATATGGTATTAAATATCGGGATATCTGACGGAATCAACGTCATTGCCTTGCGCCATCATTTCGGAAGTAGAAAGGCGACGTTGTATTATATCGACGATTCTGCGGTATTTCCCGGCGCAAAAATCATCGCATCCGAGAAACTGAATGACGAAAAGAATTGGAAAACCGT